The genomic interval ATCTCTGGTCTCGGCCTGGCTTATGCGGGCCATCTCCAACGAACACTCTCCAGACGTGTGCGCTTGTCTTCATGATGAGAAACCCCAAAAAATCAAATTTCTTTTTGAGCACCTTGATTTCGAAATCGTTGGGTCCAGAAGGGCTGAGATCCGGCCGGTACATACCTATCGAGTTCCCAGGTCCCACTGTCAAGACTTTGCGAGTGTTTATCAAGGAGTCGTCGCCGAGTTGCCGCAACCTCCACATTTCTCTTGCGAGTGTTAACGTTTGAGCGAACAGCTCTTCGTCCTGGTATGACTCGTAGGCCTTTTCCAGCTTGAGAAGCACGACCAGAAAGTACTCGAGGTTGTCGGTCTGCAGGCTCGCCATCCAACCGCGGTGTTTAAGGATTACATAGTTGTTGGTCTCCACCATGTCTTGGTGCATATAGAACAAAACCTGGGCGTCTTGGTAGTCAAATCGACCGACCTCAGGTGTTACCGGTAGAAGAGACTATCGGACAAATCGGGTGAGTGAATGTCAGTGGCGTTTGGACCTTTCGGTAACGAGATCATTTGGGGGTAGATCTAGGATCAACACAGGAAGGACATTTCCGTTACCTGAAGCTCAAGACAGGCCAAGTTCCAGCATTTTTCCAGTGTCATACCGGTCGAGAACTGCCTCCATTCCGACAGCGTGGCAAACGCGGGAATCCCGTGCACGTCGTTTGCgttcatggtgatgatgtgtaTGTAATGTAGCTGCTAAGAAGTTTGACTTGGCGCCGTATGCAATTCTGGAGGAACGAATGACTGCAAAATAGCAATATCGACAAatgttttttggggggggggggaggtgaggaaggctTGTGATGTCGGCCAGAGTCGATGGGAAATCCGACACTCAAGCCTGGCCACTGACTACTTGGGTGACAACATTGCACCTTCTCAGAGCGATTTTGAGTTGCTTGACACAGCTGGAAGTTTCGAATATATGTCCTCCACACAGCCGCTTCCGTCACAAGATGTTTGTTCATGGTGAGTATCCACGCCAGCCAGAGTGGTGGCGCAACTCTCTGGGCAAGAGCTTCGATACGTGTGGTCGTGGCGGGATAGTTTGGTAGGGATTGAAGTTAAACAACTTGGCAGTATCTAGCCAGGGGGAAAGGGCGCACTGGCACCGGTACCAGTACAGGAATTGTTTACGGCATTGTTTGAGGAGTTGTTTCCGTGCAGGTATCTAGGTCGTGTTTTTGAGGAACCGAACTTTCTAACTCGTTTAGATACCCACTTTTGAGGGCTACATCTACATCAACCAAATACTAAGCCCGCATGGCTCAGTGGTAGAGCGCATCACTAGTAATGATGAGGTCGTCAGTTCGATTCTGGCTGTGGGCAACCAACATTTCCTTTTGCCCTTTCACTTGCTGTGTGAGCAAATCACCATTCCGCTGTCACcagtttctttttggctgtCACcagtttctttttggctgtCACcagtttctttttggctgtCACcagtttctttttggctgtCACcagtttctttttggctttCTTCCAGCCTTGCCTTGTCGATGTGCTGGCGAGGACGGATCACCATTGTGTGGCTTGCAATATCAAGCCTCGTTACCACCTCGGTGGCAGGCAATTCGGCAAGATGAAGACGTTGGCAGTGATGACAACTGGAAATGGCTACCCTAAAACACGTCAGTGGTTAGCCAAAACTCTCTTTGAAGCTAGGCAGTTCGACTCAAGATATATCATAGCATTTGGACAATCTACCTATGTCGACCTGGTCATCCCGTAcaggctggtggaggtgcctCGACGAGCAATCGAGGCGGCAGGCGGCAAGAGCAGCACCAATGCCCTATTAGTTGAAATTTTAGACAGTTGTTGCTACTTCCACATTTTACAACGTAGAGGCGTTTCAGACAATGCAGTTTCACGGTGCTTCCAGCTTTCGATTCCTCCACCAGCAGGCGTTGCCATCCCACGAAGCTTCTTGTATATGTATGATATGTCTCGGGTTAGAGGCACGGGAAGGTTGGCCTGTGAGCAGACCGGGCTGTGTGCGGTGGTTGTGGCGGCAGAGAGCCGTGGCCCCCAATATCGGCCGTAGCTATTTGTTGTCCTACAACACAGAAAGACCGCTAACGCACTTGTCAGGAGAAGGGCAATTGATAGGAATGACTGATGACGGTAGTGACGACATTGCGACTGGGAGCAATGCTGATCATAATTCCACTAGCATTCGTAAAGGGATATATCCGCTTCACTCCACATCGGTGTGTACGAGGCGGTTTGTTTCTTGGACTGTGATGTTCTCTGGCACTGTGTAGCATGGTCGTCGATCTGGACAAAGGGTCTGCTTCCACATCCCACACTGCCTGTGCCGCGGTATACATAAGGTATCTATAGCTATGTGCATCCGGCAGGAATATGATGAACTTGGTTGGCCGTGGGGTCGTCCGAAGTCGAGAAGTCGAGAAGTCTCTTTTTACTGCCCGGCAGCGTTACAGCTTGGCGGATGACGGAATCACGCTGTGACGAGACGATCTGGCTTCTCGAtctcggtgttggtgatcgGGGGGCGATGGCATCCCGTGGGTCCTTGGATGGAGAGTGTGAGGTTTTCTTGTGAGGCAAAGATGGATTTTCTTTGACAATTGCATCTCGATTTTTCTCGTTGGCACAGTGAGAATAAATTTAGGTCAAAAATCCATCCAATGGCCAATTGGCTGGGACCACAGGCAGCCCGCAGGCACAGGGATGCTGCCAAGATGAAACGGGGTGGAAGGCGTTACAGCACCGTGGGTCGCATCCTTGGCCTTCCCTCAGTGGCTGATGCCCTGCATTTCCCCCTGCGCTAGCTCTGCACTTCCCGCTGTGTTTCGTCAGTTCCGGGTCCATCACTGCGCGTGTTCACCACAACCCACCAACGCCATGTCGTCTTGAGACGCAGGCGAACCAAGCACTTCCATTGACATTTGATGCACCAAGGAAGGTCCAATTGGCAGCGGGGAGAGGACCCTTCTTTTGTGCCCTGGTCTTGGCGTGTTTTCTGTTGGAACAATTTTCTCCCAGCAGCGGACTTGATTTCAACAACCTCGATCCCATCCTATCCTCCACTCACTCATCTCTCCTCCTACGTTAGGCTCGCTCGTCACTCATTTACTCGCTcatgccctcctcccgcccGTCCCTAGGCAGATATCAACCTGGATGTGGAATTCCAGCCGCTCGCTCTTCTCCTAATACCTTCGTTtgatgttgtttgttgtcttAAGAATATCCACCAGTTGATGTCATCGGTGGACTGCTTTATGCATTCCTATCCCCTCACGGCAATCCCGACaatcccattcccattcgCGTCTCTTTGTCCCCTGGAACCATTGCGGGTTCGAGATTGGCTTCGTTGTGTCGTACTAACACCTCAACACAACCCCACATTCCTCACGACCCAACCTTCGCTGTCCATCACACAGGTCCAAGTCTGCCACGGCTTGGAATTCTGACTGCAACATGTCATTAAGGTCACCGCTCTCCCCACGGCAGCAGGGCTTTGCGCCTCTATCAAACCAGCCCAGTGCTTCAGATATGCAGGACATACCACTCCGCCAAATTCGCAGCAACGCGAGCTCGACGACGGGCGCACGCAGAGCCGACATGGAGCCCATCAGCGAGAAGAATGTGCTCTTCAACGAGGCGGTGGGCACTCCGGCCGGTAGACGACGAATCAAGAAGGACCTCATGCGCACGGGATCGAGCAACCTCAGCGAGGAGGCCTCTCTCAATGCAATGGGTCGGTTCTATAACAAGATCGTCAGCTTCTCTGTCGTCACGCGCTACCTCGTCTACATCGTTCCTGTCGCCATaatcctcgccatccccctCTTAATCATTCCGTTCACTGGCAATACCTCTACCGAACTCGAGGGTCAGAACTTGCTCTGGTTCTTCATCTGGCTTGAGATAGCATGGCTGAGCATCTGGGTGGCAAAGCTGGTTGCCCATGTCATCCCAGTCGTCTTTATGTTCTTCTGTGGAGTGATCAGCTCGGGCACCAGGAAATACGCTACCGTTTTGCGCGCTCTTGAAATCCCGCTCTCGCTCTTCTTATGGGGACTGGCTTCGTGGCTCACCTTCAAGTTCATGCTTTCGGACAGAAACAATGGGGTCAAGTGGACAGACATCGTTCAGAGGATCTTGCTGTCACTGTTCCTTGCTTCGGCCGTCCTTCTTGCAGAGAAGGCCATTGTTCAGCTCATCAGTATCTCTTACCACCAGAGGTCGTTCGCCAACCGCATCAAGGATTCCAAGCGTGAAATCTACATCCTCGGCCTCATGTATGAGGCTTCACGCACGCTCTTCCCCATGTACTGTCAGGAGTTTGCCGACGAGGACTATATCATTAATGATAGTATCGATGTTATCCTCACCGGTGGCAGGCCGAATGGGAAAGgcgttgctgctgcgcccATGAAGCTCGTTGGAGAAGTCGGGCGATTTGGCGACAAGATCACGTCTGTCTTTGGAAATATTGCCTCCGAAATCACCGGAAAGCAAGtcttcaaccccaactcaGCACACtccatcgtcgtcgaggcTCTCGAGAAGGTCCGAAGCTCCGAGGCCATGGCTCGCCGCATCTGGATGTCGTTTGTGGTGGAAGGAAAGGACTCGTTGTCCATGGACGACATTGTCGAGGTTATGGGACCTGCTCATCGagaggaagccgaggaaTGCTTCCACGCTATTGACGCCGATGAGAATGGTGACATCAGCCTCGACGAAATGGTCCGGAAGGTTGTCGAGAtcggaaaggaaagaaaggcAATCGCCAACAGCATGAAGGATATCAGCCAAGCATTGACGGTGTTCGATAAGGTCCTGCTCTTCGTTGTTCTGATCATTGTGATTATCATCTTTTGTAAGTGCTTGGTGGAACCGATACGCTTGGTGGCTGGTGCTAACTGCAGATGTAGTGGCTGTCTTCCAAAGCAGCTTCATTGCCACTCTCACCACCGCTGGGACCACGCTGCTATCTCTGTCGTTTGTCTTTGCTGTCACAACACAGGAATTCTTGGGTTCCTGCATTTTCCTCTTCGTCAAGCACCCTTACGACGTCGGCGACCGTGTCGACATCCAGGGACCtgagaagcagcagctcatTGTCGAGAAGATCTCGCTGCTCTACACCGTCTTCACCCGTATCGACAAGATGCAAGTCGTCCAGGTGCCCAACATCGCCCTCAACAATCTGTGGGTTGAGAACGTTACCAGAAGCAAGGCCATGAAGGAAGTGATTGATGTCAATGTCTCATTTGACACATCATTCGAGGACATTGAACTGCTGCGtgccgagatggagaagtTTGTGCGCTCGCCCGAGAACAGCCGCGATTTCCAGCCTGATATCGGCATCGGCGTTGGTGGTATTGGTGACCTTGACAAGTTGACGCTTAAGGTTGCGATCAAACACAAGTCCAACTGGCACAACGACACCGTCCGCGCTACCCGTCGCTCCAAGTTTATGTGCGCCCTCACTTTGGCGCTCAAGAAGGTACCAATCTATGCtcctggcggcggtggtgaggctcTGGGTGGTCCCAAGAACCCAGCATACAGCGTCGCTGTGACGGACGAGTATGCCATCTCTGCTCGTGCCCAGGCCGataaggagaaggaagcgaAGAGAATGGATTACGCGGATCCAGAGAAGCAAGCCGAGAATGCTAGTGAGCAAAAGGCAGCCGACCATTTCAACACGACTAATCCCGCTGTGGACGCTCTTGATGACTGGGGCTACGAAGAGACCCTTAG from Podospora pseudoanserina strain CBS 124.78 chromosome 6, whole genome shotgun sequence carries:
- a CDS encoding hypothetical protein (COG:M; EggNog:ENOG503NUXS), giving the protein MSLRSPLSPRQQGFAPLSNQPSASDMQDIPLRQIRSNASSTTGARRADMEPISEKNVLFNEAVGTPAGRRRIKKDLMRTGSSNLSEEASLNAMGRFYNKIVSFSVVTRYLVYIVPVAIILAIPLLIIPFTGNTSTELEGQNLLWFFIWLEIAWLSIWVAKLVAHVIPVVFMFFCGVISSGTRKYATVLRALEIPLSLFLWGLASWLTFKFMLSDRNNGVKWTDIVQRILLSLFLASAVLLAEKAIVQLISISYHQRSFANRIKDSKREIYILGLMYEASRTLFPMYCQEFADEDYIINDSIDVILTGGRPNGKGVAAAPMKLVGEVGRFGDKITSVFGNIASEITGKQVFNPNSAHSIVVEALEKVRSSEAMARRIWMSFVVEGKDSLSMDDIVEVMGPAHREEAEECFHAIDADENGDISLDEMVRKVVEIGKERKAIANSMKDISQALTVFDKVLLFVVLIIVIIIFLAVFQSSFIATLTTAGTTLLSLSFVFAVTTQEFLGSCIFLFVKHPYDVGDRVDIQGPEKQQLIVEKISLLYTVFTRIDKMQVVQVPNIALNNLWVENVTRSKAMKEVIDVNVSFDTSFEDIELLRAEMEKFVRSPENSRDFQPDIGIGVGGIGDLDKLTLKVAIKHKSNWHNDTVRATRRSKFMCALTLALKKVPIYAPGGGGEALGGPKNPAYSVAVTDEYAISARAQADKEKEAKRMDYADPEKQAENASEQKAADHFNTTNPAVDALDDWGYEETLSGRDASTVRPSTSNGPSSRSELLLGTRESQRGRRRAGETVPMTLGDASTPGVQLTRAPTTSTRGGPSFDVERQAGVDAPAGSPYTTWTAYNSQTGQQQGVSQPYSPPQQSANLTVQAPPRPGQSPAGARPRGASVSNRPQAPTGDGRPLSGGQSSGGPPPPPSAPGPSSARY